One window of the Cryptomeria japonica chromosome 7, Sugi_1.0, whole genome shotgun sequence genome contains the following:
- the LOC131856872 gene encoding uncharacterized protein LOC131856872, translating to MEQHVTHVREHLVAARDRWKKYADAHRADSQFCIGDKVFLSIHPRKSLIRYGKGSKLAPHLVVLFEVLERIDPVAYHLALPLSLSHTQNVFHVSVLRPYFPDVTHVLDWNSLQVEDEQLSLEPMHIL from the coding sequence atggagcaacATGTGACTCATGTTCGGGAGCATTTAGTGGCAGCACGGGATAGATGGAAGAAGTACGCAGATGCTCATCGTGCAGATTCACAATTTTGTATAGGAGATAAGGTGTTCTTGAGCATACATCCACGTAAGAGTCTTATccgttatggaaaaggctctaaacTGGCGCCACATTTGGTTGTTTTGTTTGAGGTTTTGGAAAGGATTGATCCCGTAGCTTACCATTTAGCATTACCTCTCAGCTTGTCTCACACCcaaaatgtatttcatgtatcagttttgaggcctTATTTTCCAGATGTGACACATGTATTGGATTGGAATTCTTTGCAAGTAGAGGACGAGCAACTTTCTttggagcccatgcacattctaTAG